Proteins encoded in a region of the Drosophila busckii strain San Diego stock center, stock number 13000-0081.31 chromosome 2L, ASM1175060v1, whole genome shotgun sequence genome:
- the LOC108594356 gene encoding probable pseudouridine-5'-phosphatase isoform X1 — MASKVLRNVTHCIFDMDGLLLDTERIYEEITRQIAASFNRPYPESVRFKLMGTTEQRSAEIAVEDCKLPITVNEFLKRYHKMCGERMHDVPLLQGAERLLRHLHAHKVPFALATSSGAEMVELKTTNHRELFNLFHHRVCGSTDKEVKHGKPAPDIFLIAAARFSDKPTAENCLVFEDSPNGVTAANAAGMQVVMVPDPRLSTENTSHATQVLGSLQDFKPEQFGLPPFSN, encoded by the exons ATGGCGAGTAAGGTACTGAGAAATGTGACGCACTGCATCTTTGATATGGATGGACTGCTGCTGG ACACTGAACGCATTTACGAGGAAATAACTAGACAAATAGCCGCCAGCTTTAATCGTCCTTATCCGGAATCGGTGCGTTTTAAGCTCATGGGCACAACGGAGCAGCGCTCCGCTGAAATAGCAGTAGAGGATTGCAAGTTGCCCATTACTGTGAATGAATTTTTGAAGCGATACCACAAGATGTGCGGCGAACGGATGCACGATGTCCCACTGCTCCAAG GTGCTGAGCGCCTTTTGCGTCATCTACACGCCCATAAAGTACCTTTTGCCTTGGCTACAAGCTCGGGCGCCGAAATGGTCGAGCTTAAAACTACAAATCATCGTgagcttttcaatttattccATCATCGTGTCTGTGGTTCCACAGACAAGGAGGTGAAACATGGCAAACCTGCGCCAGATATTTTCCTAATAGCGGCAGCGCGTTTTAGCGATAAGCCCACTGCAGAGAACTGTCTAGTGTTTGAAGATTCACCTAACGGAGTGACAGCTGCCAATGCTGCAGGCATGCAGGTGGTCATGGTGCCAGATCCTCGTCTATCTACGGAGAATACTTCACATGCCACCCAAGTATTGGGTTCTCTACAGGATTTCAAGCCGGAACAGTTTGGTCTGCCACcgttttctaattaa
- the LOC108594284 gene encoding androgen-induced gene 1 protein isoform X2 produces the protein MTKVELYKSRVFVTIIHLCALGQFAYGLYFSNFEIQRSYKLKTSFSRRLVPETLPQKVRFLSYWSLIIQALYYIVSLLNDFVGTNELVPKRAPAIRKFKDWLMATLAFPVALNVGVTFWTLYAIDRELVFPKVLDPVFPSWLNHILHTNIVVFIVLELFTSYRAYPKRSKGLAGLGIFMVSYLVWIHIIKHYSNVWVYPVLEVLQFPQRMVFFVAVIGFTLALYLLGEFLNNVVWAKEVKLSQRKAK, from the exons ATGACAAAAGTGGAATTGTACAAATCCCGTGTGTTCGTTACGATAATACATCTATGTGCCTTGGGCCAATTCGCATATGGCTTATACTTTAGCAATTTTGAAATACAACGCAGCTATAAGCTCAAGACAAGCTTCAGTCGTCGCCTAGTGCCAGAGACTTTGCCACAAAAAGTTCGTTTCCTCAGCTATTGGTCGCTG ATAATTCAAGCGCTATACTATATAGTCTCGCTGCTGAATGATTTTGTGGGCACAAATGAGCTCGTGCCAAAACGGGCACCGGCCATACGCAAGTTCAAGGATTGGCTAATGGCTACACTGGCCTTCCCCGTGGCCCTAAATGTGGGTGTAACCTTCTGGACGCTTTATGCCATTGATCGTGAACTGGTCTTTCCCAAAGTGTTGGATCCCGTCTTCCCCAG CTGGCTGAATCATATACTGCACACCAACATTGTGGTCTTCATTGTCTTGGAGCTCTTCACTTCATATCGCGCTTATCCCAAGCGCAGCAAGGGTCTAGCGGGATTGGGAATCTTCATGGTCAGCTATTTGGTGTGGATACACATTATTAAGCATTACTCCAATGTCTGGGTGTATCCGGTGCTGGAGGTTTTACAGTTTCCACAACGCATGGTATTCTTTGTGGCTGTCATTGGCTTTACATTGGCTCTCTATCTACTCGGCGAATTTCTCAACAATGTAGTCTGGGCCAAGGAGGTTAAGCTATCGCAGCGCAAAGCCAAGTAA
- the LOC108594355 gene encoding tRNA selenocysteine 1-associated protein 1, with protein sequence MNKVMGSVHCQLWMGSLESYMTENFIIAAFRKMGEDPTTVRLMRNKYTGEPAGYCFVNFISDDHALDAMHKLNGKPIPGTNPIVRFRLNSASNSYKLPGNEREFSVWVGDLSSDVDDYSLYKVFSSKYTSIKTAKVILDSLGFSKGYGFVRFGIEDEQKSALYDMNGYIGLGTKPIKICNAVPKPKAELTAALGNASTGYGYGGSSTTTSSTSAGADYSQYYDPTSTYWQGYNAWQGYYEQSGVPSITDAAAYYQQALSQSHSNPQTLAQHAEAWSAQRSAQYEQQQQTVPPNGSEDDYGLEEHKFVLDVDKLNRETIDSDHHLYDALESSKWLPIEQLEVF encoded by the exons atgaacAAAGTCATGGGTTCTGTACATTGCCAGCTATGGATGGGGAGT TTGGAATCATATATGACGgagaattttataattgcCGCATTTCGCAAGATGGGTGAAGATCCCACTACGGTGCGTCTGATGCGGAACAAGTATACTGGCGAGCCTGCTGGCTATTGCTTTGTGAATTTCATATCAGATGATCATGCGCTCGATGCCATGCATAAGCTAAATGGTAAACCCATACCCGGCACTAACCCAATCGTGCGTTTTCGCTTGAACTCTGCCAGCAATTCGTATAAGCTACCTGGTAATGAACGCGAGTTTAGTGTTTGGGTGGGCGATCTTAGCTCGGATGTGGATGACTATTCATTATACAAGGTGTTCTCCAGCAAGTATACATCTATAAAAACGGCCAAGGTAATCTTGGACAGTCTGGGTTTCTCCAAGGGCTATGGCTTTGTGCGCTTTGGCATTGAGGATGAACAAAAGTCGGCGCTGTATGATATGAACGGTTATATAGGCCTGGGAACTAAGCCTATTAAGATCTGTAATGCAGTGCCCAAACCGAAGGCAGAGCTTACTGCTGCTTTGGGCAATGCCAGCACTGGCTATGGTTACGGCGGATCCAGCACCACAACCTCATCCACCAGCGCTGGGGCTGACTACTCGCAGTACTATGATCCCACCAGTACCTACTGGCAAGGCTACAATGCCTGGCAGGGCTACTACGAGCAGAGCGGTGTTCCTTCCATTACGGATGCTGCCGCCTATTATCAGCAGGCCTTATCGCAGTCGCATTCAAATCCACAGACGTTAGCGCAGCATGCCGAAGCTTGGAGCGCACAGCGCAGCGCTCAATatgaacaacagcaacagacagTACCACCTAATGGGTCAGAGGATGATTATGGTCTGGAGGAACACAAGTTTGTGCTAGATGTGGATAAACTAAATCGGGAGACTATTGATTCCGATCATCATCTGTATGATGCTTTAGAGAGCTCTAAGTGGCTGCCCATTGAGCAGCTGGAAGTGTTTTAG
- the LOC108594356 gene encoding probable pseudouridine-5'-phosphatase isoform X2: MASKVLRNVTHCIFDMDGLLLDTETLYTVAAQQVLDPYGKTFTFDVKEQIMGLQTQQVAEFMLKEYELPMTWEEYAQQQAENARKLMKDAKLMPGAERLLRHLHAHKVPFALATSSGAEMVELKTTNHRELFNLFHHRVCGSTDKEVKHGKPAPDIFLIAAARFSDKPTAENCLVFEDSPNGVTAANAAGMQVVMVPDPRLSTENTSHATQVLGSLQDFKPEQFGLPPFSN; this comes from the exons ATGGCGAGTAAGGTACTGAGAAATGTGACGCACTGCATCTTTGATATGGATGGACTGCTGCTGG ACACCGAGACTCTTTACACGGTGGCCGCACAACAGGTGCTTGATCCATATGGTAAAACCTTCACTTTCGATGTGAAGGAGCAGATTATGGGATTGCAAACGCAGCAGGTGGCCGAGTTTATGCTCAAGGAGTATGAGCTGCCAATGACATGGGAAGAGTACGCCCAGCAACAAGCAGAGAACGCGCGCAAATTGATGAAAGATGCTAAATTAATGCCAG GTGCTGAGCGCCTTTTGCGTCATCTACACGCCCATAAAGTACCTTTTGCCTTGGCTACAAGCTCGGGCGCCGAAATGGTCGAGCTTAAAACTACAAATCATCGTgagcttttcaatttattccATCATCGTGTCTGTGGTTCCACAGACAAGGAGGTGAAACATGGCAAACCTGCGCCAGATATTTTCCTAATAGCGGCAGCGCGTTTTAGCGATAAGCCCACTGCAGAGAACTGTCTAGTGTTTGAAGATTCACCTAACGGAGTGACAGCTGCCAATGCTGCAGGCATGCAGGTGGTCATGGTGCCAGATCCTCGTCTATCTACGGAGAATACTTCACATGCCACCCAAGTATTGGGTTCTCTACAGGATTTCAAGCCGGAACAGTTTGGTCTGCCACcgttttctaattaa
- the LOC108594358 gene encoding NADH dehydrogenase [ubiquinone] 1 alpha subcomplex subunit 2: MRLTLAVLGNFTHKLKELRIILDPASDASKGAREFVQRFYPNLKRDNPQLSILVRECNGIQPRLYARYAKGKEVSISLTNQEAPDIKKQLDAFGK, translated from the exons ATGCGTTTGACTTTGGCTGTTTTGGGAAATTttacgcataaattaaaagagcTGCGTATTATACTGGATCCAGCTAGTGATGCTTCCAAGGGTGCCAG GGAATTTGTGCAAAGGTTTTATCCCAATCTGAAGAGAGATAATCCACAGTTGTCTATTTTAGTAAGGGAATGCAATGGTATACAGCCCAGATTATATGCCCGTTATG CTAAGGGCAAGGAGGTATCCATATCTTTGACTAATCAGGAAGCACCAGATATAAAAAAGCAGTTGGACgcttttggcaaataa
- the LOC108594284 gene encoding androgen-induced gene 1 protein isoform X1, with protein MATVTATHTLFNSIYVSLKTLLHLTAAVQFTYAIYYDYKYVRFPENIEEHTHLIHHPFGGKFKYLTFLDAIIQALYYIVSLLNDFVGTNELVPKRAPAIRKFKDWLMATLAFPVALNVGVTFWTLYAIDRELVFPKVLDPVFPSWLNHILHTNIVVFIVLELFTSYRAYPKRSKGLAGLGIFMVSYLVWIHIIKHYSNVWVYPVLEVLQFPQRMVFFVAVIGFTLALYLLGEFLNNVVWAKEVKLSQRKAK; from the exons atggCGACAGTCACCGCAACGCACACGCTATTTAATAGCATCTACGTGTCCTTAAAAACACTGCTGCACTTAACAGCAGCCGTACAATTCACATATGCCATTTACTACGATTACAAATATGTTCGATTCCCGGAAAATATTGAAGAACATACCCACCTAATACATCATCCATTTGGTGGAAAATTCAAATATCTAACATTCTTAGATGCG ATAATTCAAGCGCTATACTATATAGTCTCGCTGCTGAATGATTTTGTGGGCACAAATGAGCTCGTGCCAAAACGGGCACCGGCCATACGCAAGTTCAAGGATTGGCTAATGGCTACACTGGCCTTCCCCGTGGCCCTAAATGTGGGTGTAACCTTCTGGACGCTTTATGCCATTGATCGTGAACTGGTCTTTCCCAAAGTGTTGGATCCCGTCTTCCCCAG CTGGCTGAATCATATACTGCACACCAACATTGTGGTCTTCATTGTCTTGGAGCTCTTCACTTCATATCGCGCTTATCCCAAGCGCAGCAAGGGTCTAGCGGGATTGGGAATCTTCATGGTCAGCTATTTGGTGTGGATACACATTATTAAGCATTACTCCAATGTCTGGGTGTATCCGGTGCTGGAGGTTTTACAGTTTCCACAACGCATGGTATTCTTTGTGGCTGTCATTGGCTTTACATTGGCTCTCTATCTACTCGGCGAATTTCTCAACAATGTAGTCTGGGCCAAGGAGGTTAAGCTATCGCAGCGCAAAGCCAAGTAA
- the LOC108594441 gene encoding PHD finger protein 14, with protein sequence MAPFKRMRQPKITTQALLEFDLGESSSDSDFLPDIDNCSDGSKDESDGDGGSSDESSSSDSDSDADSDAQSEDSTLQLRQLLADNNGNQEEVAQTALAVVPAQPRLNGYNGECTAPAKRMCCVCLGERSDDVNEIVECDACGVSVHEGCYGVSDNVSISSTNSTCSTEPWFCEACRAGVSEPDCELCPNKGGIYKETDVGKWVHLICALYVPGVAFGEVEQLSSVTLFEMQYSKWGGKLCSLCDNSLFARTGVCIGCDAGMCKTYFHVTCAQVAGYLIEAHEDDAADPFYAHCKVHSEKEMIKKRRRNYHTLRLNMLQQAKQRSQQQQQTSDARPNPAQARIQRKLLKIQQKYAQHKQMKPAPWVPTQKMSRLLTSSASACRRLLDKAEFMAVDVEQLEQREAHIQALQDIRKKWHIAPAFSVEFTAYYLDRIARISDFKQQQQQLIRENAQLSQQQDELRAQYDAALEQRKQLKSNKDNLSQLLNTLHSALTQLCPVLSLPTLEAIARPLPEPQLKIATPPQRPISVPTAAALKMGVGFPLSHLTGSKLDNSRLLSTQQQQQQQPPSSGKGAASIAPSFNCGICKRHNDQHLLVKCDTCNLHYHLGCLNPPLTRPPKKSKQYGWQCSECCDKSDVSDAVTEISPGPRKSRTRFNKDGHLVYVDRYSLDELPKEVTPAKRALNKSLPVATDAVEDLTKSPKRAKLQSPRKTPINVQLTTPTAELLATPTAAATTLRSNSHVSGCEDSIDDCTGKQSSRKGKRKDKHKNKHNLSSDTEKSFSKEHKRKRKKRAHGEDTTPDAGTGSTIKIIFKTLRLPGEDAPESRSFYVPANAVRSVDEASRPTSVETVEEITQPEVIVNMPEEVIPTPQRPQKETASPQRKVSPRKTTPRKQRPGRPRISAPKVTIEINCCVCSQSGKANQVVTCDVCHKHYHFSCLDPPLKKSPKIRGYSWHCADCDPTDEEALPRKGK encoded by the exons atggcgcCGTTTAAGCGTATGCGCCAGCCCAAAATCACGACACAGGCGTTGCTGGAATTTGATCTGGGCGAGAGCTCATCTGACAGCGATTTTTTGCCGGATATTGATAACTGTTCAGATGGTTCAAAGGATGAgagcgatggcgatggcggcAGCAGTgatgaaagcagcagcagtgacagCGACTCAGATGCCGACAGCGATGCCCAAAGTGAAGACTCAACGCTTCAGTTGCGCCAATTGCTGGCAGATAATAATGGTAATCAGGAGGAGGTAGCGCAGACAGCATTAGCTGTGGTGCCGGCACAGCCGCGCCTTAATGGATATAACGGTGAGTGTACTGCGCCGGCGAAGCGCATGTGCTGCGTCTGCCTTGGTGAGCGCAGCGACGATGTAAATGAGATTGTAGAGTGCGACGCTTGCGGCGTATCCGTACATGAGGGCTGCTATGGCGTGAGCGATAACGTAAGCATCTCCAGCACCAACTCAACCTGCTCCACGGAGCCCTGGTTCTGTGAGGCTTGTCGTGCCGGTGTCTCCGAACCAGACTGCGAGCTCTGTCCCAACAAAGGCGGCATTTACAAGGAAACGGATGTGGGCAAGTGGGTTCATCTCATATGCGCGCTTTACGTACCAGGCGTGGCCTTTGGCGAGGTGGAACAATTGAGCTCGGTAACGCTCTTTGAAATGCAGTACAGCAAATGGGGTGGCAAGCTCTGCTCGCTATGCGACAACTCACTCTTTGCGCGCACCGGCGTCTGCATTGGCTGCGATGCGGGCATGTGCAAGACTTACTTCCATGTGACCTGCGCACAAGTGGCCGGTTATCTGATAGAAGCGCATGAGGATGATGCGGCAGATCCATTCTATGCCCACTGCAAG GTGCACTCTGAGAAGGAAATGATAAAGAAACGTCGACGCAACTATCACACACTGCGTCTCAATATGCTGCAGCAGGCCAAGCAGCGctcacagcaacaacagcaaactaGCGACGCACGTCCAAATCCCGCACAGGCGCGCATACAACGCAAATTGCTAAAGATACAGCAAAAGTATGCGCAGCATAAGCAAATGAAGCCTGCACCCTGGGTGCCCACACAGAAGATGTCACGCCTGCTGACTAGCTCCGCCTCTGCCTGCCGTCGTCTGCTAGACAAAGCAGAGTTTATGGCTGTAGATGTAGAGCAGCTCGAACAGCGGGAGGCGCACATACAAGCCTTGCAGGACATACGCAAAAAATGGCATATAGCGCCTGCTTTTAGCGTTGAATTTACTGCCTACTATTTGGATCGCATAGCACGCATCTCGGacttcaagcagcagcagcagcagctgatacGTGAGAACGCGCAGTTGAGTCAGCAGCAGGATGAGCTTCGTGCACAGTACGATGCTGCATTGGAGCAACGCAAGCAGCTCAAGTCTAACAAGGACAATCTAAGCCAGTTGCTTAATACACTGCACAGTGCTCTGACACAACTCTGTCCTGTATTGAGTTTGCCAACATTGGAGGCAATAGCACGTCCGCTGCCGGAGCCACAGCTTAAGATAGCCACACCACCGCAACGCCCCATATCGGTGCCCACAGCGGCAGCGCTGAAAATGGGCGTGGGTTTTCCTTTGTCGCATCTGACTGGCAGCAAACTGGACAACTCGCGCTTACTTAgcactcaacagcagcagcaacaacagcctcCAAGCAGTGGCAAAGGTGCCGCCTCCATTGCACCCTCCTTTAACTGCGGCATTTGTAAGCGCCACAATGATCAGCATTTGCTTGTCAAGTGCGACACCTGCAATTTGCACTATCATCTTGGTTGCCTCAATCCGCCGCTCACACGTCCGCCCAAGAAATCCAAACAGTATGGCTGGCAGTGCTCCGAGTGCTGCGATAAATCTGATGTCTCCGATGCTGTCACAGAAATTTCACCTGGTCCACGCAAATCACGCACACGCTTCAACAAGGATGGACACTTGGTCTATGTGGATCGTTATTCGCTGGACGAGTTGCCCAAGGAAGTAACGCCTGCCAAGCGTGCGCTCAATAAATCTCTGCCTGTTGCCACTGATGCTGTGGAGGATCTCACCAAGTCACCCAAACGTGCCAAGCTGCAGTCGCCACGCAAAACTCCTATCAATG TACAACTAACCACGCCCACAGCTGAACTgctagccacgcccactgcagCAGCTACCACCTTGCGAAGCAACTCGCATGTTTCTGGCTGTGAGGATTCCATAGATGACTGCACCGGCAAACAATCCTCACGCAAAGGCAAACGCAAGgataagcataaaaacaaacacaatttGTCTTCGGATACCGAAAAATCCTTCAGCAAAGAGCATAAGCGCAAGCGTAAGAAGCGTGCACATGGAGAAGATACAACGCCGGATGCAGGGACCGGCAGCACCATTAAGATTATTTTCAAGACACTGCGCTTGCCAGGCGAGGATGCACCAGAGTCACGTAGCTTCTATGTGCCCGCCAATGCAGTGCGTTCCGTAGATGAGGCCTCTAGGCCCACATCCGTAGAGACTGTGGAGGAGATAACCCAGCCCGAGGTGATTGTTAATATGCCCGAGGAGGTCATCCCTACGCCGCAGCGGCCACAAAAAGAGACAGCGTCACCACAGCGTAAGGTTAGTCCGCGCAAGACAACGCCACGCAAGCAGCGTCCCGGAAGACCGCGTATCTCCGCTCCCAAGGTGACTATCGAGATCAACTGCTGCGTCTGCAGCCAGAGCGGCAAGGCCAACCAGGTTGTAACCTGCGATGTTTGCCACAAGCATTATCATTTTTCCTGCCTCGATCCGCCACTCAAGAAGTCACCCAAAATACGTGGCTACTCCTGGCATTGTGCCGATTGTGATCCCACGGACGAGGAGGCGCTTCCCAGAAAGGGAAAATAA
- the LOC108594282 gene encoding protein amnionless, translating into MWQVKLITVIILLLELETETEAIKWHGAGADFYNTAAWLNYIPCAKDLVVFPAYYPAVLPLPPALSVGGFKLPRQGALLLAEDAQINLGAASQSCEHERGQAYLQPAQVSKWFDPRSWSSTPTTINAPELERVPCDDDHVIINANNGPIAFDLENVQFLRLGQLILAGASLSKQYLQELLQRELGQLLFQNAAAVSVEYYRGQLCGCHKDYERLLEPVCHNVETRCPVPHCVSPLRPLGSCCFVCGATLTLPSEHCLAEERQQLLKFIQQEMKQQQLEQQLQFHVDYVGSAQYGNHLQLIITDRDGYSERSVQFMHHLVAQRNHSTLLHGQAQLQLKFAGRPYNPNVSFFSVLLMLFCLVLVCVVAVIMLAHFMPQHPYLNRIPQWIHDPRRWRWRHLGIRLRRNLLFNRFDNAGAAAAANSAVGRLGVIGYAADRDELEVRERSFDNPMFEQEPATAATSEAPTKSPLDLLPANVEVGDLDSCSAEEQELTEINLESSESESDAEAETKE; encoded by the coding sequence atgtggcaagttaaattaataacgGTTATAATATTGCTGCTGGAGTTGGAGACGGAAACAGAGGCTATTAAATGGCACGGCGCAGGAGCGGATTTTTATAATACAGCTGCCTGGTTAAATTACATACCTTGTGCCAAAGATTTGGTTGTATTTCCGGCGTATTATCCGGCAGTGCTGCCACTACCTCCAGCACTGTCTGTGGGTGGCTTTAAGCTGCCACGTCAgggtgcgctgctgctggcagagGATGCGCAAATCAATTTGGGAGCAGCAAGCCAGAGCTGTGAGCACGAGCGGGGGCAAGCTTATCTGCAGCCAGCGCAAGTGAGCAAATGGTTTGATCCACGCAGTTGGAGCAGCACGCCCACTACGATCAACGCCCCAGAATTAGAACGCGTGCCTTGCGATGATGATCATGTCATTATTAATGCCAACAATGGTCCAATTGCTTTTGATCTGGAGAACGTGCAATTCTTACGCTTGGGTCAACTGATACTCGCCGGCGCTAGCTTATCGAAGCAGTATCTGCAGGAGCTGCTGCAACGTGAACTGGGCCAGCTCTTGTTCCAAAATGCAGCCGCTGTTAGCGTGGAATATTATCGTGGTCAGCTTTGTGGCTGTCATAAGGACTACGAGCGTCTGCTGGAGCCGGTCTGTCATAATGTGGAAACGCGCTGTCCAGTGCCGCACTGCGTTTCACCTCTGCGCCCGCTCGGCTcctgttgctttgtttgtggCGCCACCTTGACGTTGCCCAGCGAGCATTGCCTGGCCGAGGAGCGTCAGCAGTTGCTCAAGTTCATACAACAGgaaatgaagcagcagcagctggagcagcagctgcaatttcatGTGGACTATGTGGGCTCCGCCCAGTATGGCAACCATCTGCAGCTCATCATCACCGATCGCGATGGCTACAGCGAGCGTAGCGTGCAGTTTATGCACCATTTGGTAGCACAACGTAATCATAGCACATTGCTGCATGGACAagcccagctccagctcaagtTTGCCGGACGTCCCTATAATCCCAATGTCAGCTTCTTCTCTGTGCTTCTCATGCTCTTCTGCTTGGTGCTGGTTTGTGTGGTGGCCGTCATCATGCTGGCTCACTTTATGCCACAGCATCCGTATCTCAATCGCATTCCCCAGTGGATACATGATCCACGtcgctggcgttggcgtcaTCTGGGCATACGTCTGCGTCggaatttgttgtttaatcgTTTTGATAATGccggagcagctgcagcggctaaCTCTGCTGTGGGACGCTTGGGTGTTATTGGCTATGCTGCCGATCGGGATGAGCTGGAGGTGCGTGAGCGATCCTTTGATAATCCTATGTTTGAACAAGAgcctgcaactgctgcaaccAGTGAAGCCCCCACCAAGTCGCCTTTGGATTTATTGCCTGCTAATGTGGAAGTGGGTGATCTGGATAGCTGCAGCGCGGAGGAGCAGGAGTTGACCGAAATCAATTTGGAGTCCTCGGAGTCTGAGAGCGATGCCGAGGCTGAAACTAAAGAATAA
- the LOC108594284 gene encoding androgen-induced gene 1 protein isoform X3: MAKFKSKAKSSTPGFSRAVQLMLHITAVIQFNYGVYYFHNLEMPQSVFHPYAGKFKFLTFICAIIQALYYIVSLLNDFVGTNELVPKRAPAIRKFKDWLMATLAFPVALNVGVTFWTLYAIDRELVFPKVLDPVFPSWLNHILHTNIVVFIVLELFTSYRAYPKRSKGLAGLGIFMVSYLVWIHIIKHYSNVWVYPVLEVLQFPQRMVFFVAVIGFTLALYLLGEFLNNVVWAKEVKLSQRKAK; this comes from the exons ATGGCCAAATTTAAGTCGAAAGCAAAAAGCTCTACGCCGGGTTTTAGTCGTGCCGTGCAGTTAATGCTGCATATTACGGCtgttattcaattcaattatggCGTGTATTATTTCCATAATTTAGAAATGCCCCAAAGCGTCTTTCATCCCTATGctggcaaattcaaatttctaACGTTCATATGTGCG ATAATTCAAGCGCTATACTATATAGTCTCGCTGCTGAATGATTTTGTGGGCACAAATGAGCTCGTGCCAAAACGGGCACCGGCCATACGCAAGTTCAAGGATTGGCTAATGGCTACACTGGCCTTCCCCGTGGCCCTAAATGTGGGTGTAACCTTCTGGACGCTTTATGCCATTGATCGTGAACTGGTCTTTCCCAAAGTGTTGGATCCCGTCTTCCCCAG CTGGCTGAATCATATACTGCACACCAACATTGTGGTCTTCATTGTCTTGGAGCTCTTCACTTCATATCGCGCTTATCCCAAGCGCAGCAAGGGTCTAGCGGGATTGGGAATCTTCATGGTCAGCTATTTGGTGTGGATACACATTATTAAGCATTACTCCAATGTCTGGGTGTATCCGGTGCTGGAGGTTTTACAGTTTCCACAACGCATGGTATTCTTTGTGGCTGTCATTGGCTTTACATTGGCTCTCTATCTACTCGGCGAATTTCTCAACAATGTAGTCTGGGCCAAGGAGGTTAAGCTATCGCAGCGCAAAGCCAAGTAA